From Syngnathus typhle isolate RoL2023-S1 ecotype Sweden linkage group LG13, RoL_Styp_1.0, whole genome shotgun sequence, a single genomic window includes:
- the LOC133165539 gene encoding E3 ubiquitin-protein ligase RNF186-like isoform X2 gives MDTRERIPRMLHCSHTFCAPCLEKLTNVNGVIQTICCPLCRWVTCSETSLTLPGALWVNTEIWDEIAVKEQKKIRTRTSENSVEVSNKLIRPMLLDSKHIALKSTLQKLFNCIAVHEQHLQATDVSNVF, from the exons ATGGACACCCG CGAGCGGATCCCACGCATGCTGCACTGCAGTCACACCTTCTGCGCTCCATGTCTGGAGAAACTGACCAACGTGAACGGCGTGATCCAGACCATCTGCTGCCCACTGTGCCGCTGGGTCACCTGCAGTGAGACCAGTCTGACCCTGCCCGGGGCCTTGTGGGTCAATACCGAGATCTGGGATGAGATAGCAgtaaaggagcagaagaagatcAGGACGAGGACGAGCGAAAATTCTGTGGAGGTATCGAACAAGCTCATCAGGCCAATGCT CTTGGATTCCAAGCACATTGCTCTCAAGTCTACACTCCAAAAACTGTTCAACTGTATTGCAGTGCATGAGCAACATTTGCAGGCCACTGATGTTTCCAATGTCTTTTGA
- the LOC133165539 gene encoding E3 ubiquitin-protein ligase RNF186-like isoform X1 translates to MDTRVPSIMSQNEDLECVVCFYNYSRSERIPRMLHCSHTFCAPCLEKLTNVNGVIQTICCPLCRWVTCSETSLTLPGALWVNTEIWDEIAVKEQKKIRTRTSENSVEVSNKLIRPMLLDSKHIALKSTLQKLFNCIAVHEQHLQATDVSNVF, encoded by the exons ATGGACACCCG AGTGCCTTCGATCATGTCTCAAAATGAAGATCTGGAGTGTGTGGTGTGTTTCTACAACTACTCGCGCAGCGAGCGGATCCCACGCATGCTGCACTGCAGTCACACCTTCTGCGCTCCATGTCTGGAGAAACTGACCAACGTGAACGGCGTGATCCAGACCATCTGCTGCCCACTGTGCCGCTGGGTCACCTGCAGTGAGACCAGTCTGACCCTGCCCGGGGCCTTGTGGGTCAATACCGAGATCTGGGATGAGATAGCAgtaaaggagcagaagaagatcAGGACGAGGACGAGCGAAAATTCTGTGGAGGTATCGAACAAGCTCATCAGGCCAATGCT CTTGGATTCCAAGCACATTGCTCTCAAGTCTACACTCCAAAAACTGTTCAACTGTATTGCAGTGCATGAGCAACATTTGCAGGCCACTGATGTTTCCAATGTCTTTTGA
- the rnf2 gene encoding E3 ubiquitin-protein ligase RING2: protein MTMTQAVQTNGVQPLSKTWELSLYELQRTPQEAITDGLEIAVSPRSLHSELMCPICLDMLKNTMTTKECLHRFCADCIITALRSGNKECPTCRKKLVSKRSLRPDPNFDALISKIYPSRDEYEAHQERVLARISKHNNQQALSHSIEEGLKIQAMTRLQRGKRQTVENGSGAEDNGDSSHCSNASVHSNQEAGPSIKRTKTSDDSGLDMDNAAENGGGDSVIDSGASEIELVFRPHPTLMEKDDGHNSVEFVPRYIKTSGNATVDHLSKYLAVRLALEELRRNTEASPVNVEAASEKQYTIYIPTAGNQFTVLNGSFSLELVSEKYWKVNKPMELYFAPTKEHK, encoded by the exons atgaCAATGACTCAAGCCGTTCAGACCAATGGTGTCCAACCCCTCAGTAAAACCTGGGAGTTGAGCCTTTATGAATTACAAAGAACTCCAcag GAAGCAATTACTGATGGGTTGGAGATTGCTGTGTCACCCAGGTCATTGCACAGTGAACTCATGTGTCCTATCTGTCTGGATATGCTGAAGAACACAATGACAACCAAAGAATGCCTGCACCGTTTTTGTGCTGATTGCATTATCACAGCTTTGCGATCTGG caaCAAAGAATGTCCTACATGTCGCAAGAAGTTGGTTTCCAAGAGGTCGCTGCGTCCAGACCCTAATTTTGATGCCCTGATAA GTAAAATTTACCCCAGCCGGGATGAGTATGAAGCACACCAAGAAAGAGTGTTGGCCCGCATCAGCAAACATAACAACCAGCAAGCACTTTCTCACAGCATAGAGGAAGGACTAAAGATACAGGCTATGACCAG ACTGCAACGTGGTAAAAGACAAACGGTGGAGAATGGTAGTGGAGCTGAAGATAATGGTGACTCTTCACACTGCAGTAATGCCTCTGTCCACAGCAATCAG GAGGCTGGTCCGAGCATAAAACGCACCAAGACAAGTGATGACAGTGGACTTGACATGGACAATGCTGCTGAGAATGGAGGAGGTGACTCTGTGATTGACAGCGGTGCCAGTGAAATTGAATTGGTATTCAGACCTCATCCCACACTCATGGAAAAGGATGATGGTCACAACAG TGTGGAATTTGTGCCTCGCTACATAAAAACATCTGGAAATGCAACAGTGGATCACCTGTCTAAATACCTGGCTGTCCGGCTGGCTTTGGAGGAGCTTCGAAGAAATACAGAAGCAAGTCCTGTTAATGTGGAGGCAGCTTCAGAGAAGCAGTACACTATCTACATACCTACTGCTGGAAACCAGTTCACA GTTCTGAATGGTTCTTTCTCTTTGGAGCTGGTCAGTGAAAAATACTGGAAGGTGAACAAACCAATGGAACTATACTTTGCCCCTACTAAAGAACACAAGtaa